Proteins co-encoded in one Coriobacterium glomerans PW2 genomic window:
- a CDS encoding SIS domain-containing protein — protein sequence MMSSAMFGYIRETPSVLSRIIEQRASICAPFVEAMRDAPIERIYIIGSGTSFHAGISAQTFIQEVIGCPVSPMYPTHFAREAPLADPRALVIGVSQGGQSLSTVAGLDAAAARGMRTAALSANPSALIFEHAETRIMLEVGEEACGAKTKGYCGSIATLMLMLAELARATGQVAPAELDVSIARMRRVIDNMPPVISEADSWYRRIEADLVSARRIIVVGYDAIYGDVLEGALKILETVRQGVSGYDIEEFFHGIYNSISAESHLFILGSEGAYKARAQRLIEILSEWTPHTHLIADPNGVEAPSERDLIVHLVDDPLFSCWEYILPLQVIACRAAQSLGIDPAIPKDPRFHERIGSKAPVAESGSVTSSR from the coding sequence ATGATGTCATCTGCTATGTTCGGCTACATCCGTGAAACCCCTTCCGTGCTCAGTCGCATCATCGAGCAGCGCGCCTCGATCTGCGCCCCCTTCGTCGAGGCTATGCGCGACGCGCCCATCGAGCGGATCTACATCATCGGATCGGGCACGAGCTTCCACGCCGGTATCTCAGCCCAGACCTTCATCCAGGAGGTGATCGGCTGCCCGGTCAGCCCGATGTATCCGACTCACTTCGCCCGGGAAGCCCCTCTCGCAGATCCCAGAGCGCTGGTCATCGGCGTCTCCCAAGGCGGCCAGAGCCTATCGACCGTGGCGGGCCTGGACGCGGCGGCCGCGCGCGGCATGCGCACGGCGGCTCTGAGCGCGAACCCCTCTGCCCTCATCTTCGAGCACGCAGAGACGAGAATCATGCTGGAGGTCGGAGAGGAGGCGTGCGGGGCCAAGACCAAGGGCTACTGCGGCTCGATCGCAACGCTCATGCTCATGCTCGCCGAGTTGGCCCGCGCCACAGGCCAAGTCGCGCCCGCCGAACTCGATGTCTCGATAGCGCGCATGAGGCGCGTCATCGACAACATGCCGCCCGTGATCAGCGAGGCCGATTCCTGGTATCGCAGAATCGAGGCCGATCTTGTGAGCGCGCGCCGCATCATCGTCGTGGGCTACGACGCCATCTACGGAGACGTGCTGGAGGGAGCGCTGAAGATCTTGGAGACCGTGCGCCAGGGTGTGAGCGGTTACGATATCGAGGAGTTCTTCCATGGCATCTACAATTCGATCTCCGCAGAGAGCCACCTGTTCATCTTGGGATCCGAAGGCGCCTACAAGGCGCGGGCGCAGAGGCTCATCGAGATCCTGAGCGAGTGGACGCCGCACACCCACCTCATCGCCGACCCCAACGGGGTCGAGGCCCCCTCTGAGCGCGACCTGATCGTCCACCTCGTCGATGATCCGCTCTTCTCCTGCTGGGAGTACATCCTGCCGCTGCAGGTCATCGCCTGCCGCGCGGCTCAGTCCCTGGGGATCGATCCGGCCATCCCGAAGGATCCGCGGTTCCATGAGCGCATCGGCAGCAAGGCGCCTGTCGCCGAGAGCGGCAGCGTCACGTCGTCGCGCTAG
- a CDS encoding PTS system mannose/fructose/sorbose family transporter subunit IID produces MRDMDEAVKPGGMITRRDMRKVFWRSFPLQASFNYERMQNIGFCYAMIPVLRRLYPERDQAARALKRHLSFFNTTPQVVTFITGVAIALEEENVSAERQGRPFDIESIAAIKAALMGPLAGIGDSFFWGTFRVIATGVGCGLASGGSPLGPILFLLIFNIPHVLSCWWGLDIGYRSGVGFIESAESSGVIEKLMGAAKVMGLCVVGAMIASMVTFSTPLVVAIGQTTIKVQDIFDQILPSILPLALTFACYVLLK; encoded by the coding sequence ATGAGAGATATGGACGAAGCCGTCAAGCCCGGCGGCATGATCACGAGACGAGACATGCGCAAGGTGTTCTGGCGCTCCTTCCCGCTGCAGGCCTCGTTCAACTACGAGCGGATGCAGAACATCGGCTTCTGCTACGCCATGATACCGGTGCTGCGACGGCTCTATCCCGAGCGCGATCAGGCCGCCCGCGCCCTCAAGCGGCATCTGTCATTTTTTAACACCACCCCGCAGGTCGTCACCTTCATCACCGGCGTCGCGATCGCCCTGGAGGAGGAGAACGTGAGCGCGGAGCGTCAGGGGCGTCCCTTCGATATCGAATCCATCGCGGCCATCAAGGCTGCGCTGATGGGACCGCTCGCCGGCATCGGCGACTCGTTCTTCTGGGGAACGTTCCGCGTCATCGCCACCGGCGTCGGCTGCGGTCTGGCCTCCGGGGGCAGCCCGCTCGGCCCGATTCTGTTTCTGCTCATCTTCAATATCCCGCATGTGCTCTCGTGCTGGTGGGGTCTGGATATCGGCTACCGGAGCGGCGTCGGCTTCATCGAGTCCGCCGAGTCCTCCGGAGTGATCGAGAAACTCATGGGTGCGGCCAAGGTCATGGGCCTGTGCGTGGTGGGTGCGATGATCGCCTCGATGGTGACGTTCTCCACTCCGCTGGTGGTGGCGATCGGCCAGACGACCATCAAGGTCCAGGATATCTTCGATCAGATCCTGCCCTCGATCCTGCCGCTGGCGCTCACGTTTGCCTGTTACGTTCTGCTGAAGTGA
- a CDS encoding PTS mannose/fructose/sorbose/N-acetylgalactosamine transporter subunit IIC yields the protein MVVQALLLGILSGFAIWDGRVCGQWMFERPIVLGPLVGLILGDVSTGVITGAAVELVMTGVVSIGAAVPPDVVCGGILATAFSILSGLDTQAAVALSLPIATLAQSVGILVRTLNSTFLRMADTAADKGDFAGISRALWGGATLFWISNFLIVFLGVLLGAQVIGSFVDWMPSFIMGGLKAASGMLPALGIAILMQLIFDKTNAAYLFVGFVLTALLGMSTTGVAIVGATIAYVIYQAASARDARLAAAPADRVTGSSDPGAAAVCAPPTSAAPALSRDLDGEL from the coding sequence ATGGTGGTTCAGGCACTTCTGCTGGGGATCCTCTCCGGATTCGCGATCTGGGACGGTCGCGTGTGCGGTCAGTGGATGTTCGAGAGGCCCATCGTTCTGGGGCCTCTGGTCGGTCTCATCTTGGGCGACGTGTCCACCGGCGTCATCACGGGGGCCGCAGTCGAGCTCGTCATGACCGGCGTCGTATCCATCGGCGCGGCGGTGCCGCCCGATGTGGTGTGCGGGGGCATCTTGGCCACGGCGTTTTCGATTCTGTCAGGGCTGGACACGCAGGCCGCTGTCGCGCTGTCTCTGCCCATAGCGACGCTCGCGCAGTCGGTGGGCATCCTCGTCCGAACGCTGAACTCGACGTTTCTTCGCATGGCGGATACCGCGGCTGACAAGGGCGATTTCGCTGGGATCTCGCGAGCCCTCTGGGGCGGCGCGACTCTGTTCTGGATCAGCAACTTCCTGATCGTCTTTCTCGGTGTTCTGCTCGGCGCGCAGGTCATCGGCAGCTTCGTCGACTGGATGCCGAGCTTCATCATGGGAGGGCTCAAGGCCGCCAGCGGCATGCTGCCCGCCCTGGGCATCGCGATCCTCATGCAGCTCATCTTCGATAAGACCAATGCCGCATACCTCTTCGTCGGTTTCGTGCTCACGGCGCTTCTGGGCATGAGCACCACCGGTGTGGCGATCGTGGGCGCGACGATCGCCTATGTCATCTACCAAGCGGCCAGCGCCCGCGACGCGCGGCTCGCTGCGGCCCCCGCCGACCGGGTGACCGGTTCGAGCGACCCCGGCGCCGCAGCCGTTTGCGCGCCGCCGACGTCGGCAGCCCCGGCCCTCTCTCGAGATCTGGATGGTGAGCTGTGA
- a CDS encoding PTS system mannose/fructose/N-acetylgalactosamine-transporter subunit IIB, protein MIKLLRIDDRLIHGQVAVSWTSHLGADTLVVASDAALSDALMRTAFKMAKPPQVTLSIKSLEGAALVLNNPKHERRIILAVCASPADALILAKRCAGIGEICLGGVRQAPGRRRISGSVFLDEQDVAALRQIHELGKRVFLQSVPTERPMGFEAIVCAYEQG, encoded by the coding sequence ATGATCAAGCTTTTGCGCATTGACGACCGACTCATCCACGGTCAGGTCGCTGTCAGCTGGACGTCGCATCTCGGTGCCGACACGCTTGTCGTGGCGAGCGACGCCGCCCTGAGCGATGCCCTCATGCGGACCGCCTTCAAGATGGCGAAGCCGCCGCAGGTGACGCTCTCCATCAAATCACTCGAGGGCGCCGCGCTGGTCCTCAACAATCCCAAGCACGAGAGGCGCATCATTCTCGCGGTGTGCGCGAGCCCCGCCGACGCGCTCATCCTCGCAAAGCGCTGTGCGGGGATCGGCGAGATATGTCTGGGAGGGGTCCGCCAGGCACCGGGTCGCCGTCGCATCTCCGGTTCGGTCTTTCTCGACGAGCAGGATGTGGCGGCACTCAGACAAATTCATGAGCTGGGAAAAAGGGTTTTTCTGCAGTCCGTTCCAACCGAGCGGCCCATGGGCTTCGAGGCGATCGTCTGCGCGTACGAGCAGGGTTAG
- a CDS encoding PTS sugar transporter subunit IIA produces the protein MANKLVLVTHGDFADGIISSIELVLGAAVPIASVCVQAHETVLAVVERTEAAIAEFGPDEPIVVLTDIIGGSTTQSALRVRARAAGNVYFVVGLNLGLVLEIALLPLIARTRASLTGSEFSSDPVSERDTKTASSRMTTVVREKNEAMLRRAVAAAKEGIGLLRDLMPDDQDLNRRQTDPDTAEL, from the coding sequence ATGGCTAACAAGCTTGTTCTGGTCACACATGGCGATTTCGCAGACGGGATCATCTCATCCATCGAGCTGGTGCTGGGCGCGGCGGTGCCGATCGCGTCCGTGTGCGTCCAGGCGCACGAGACCGTTCTCGCCGTCGTCGAACGCACCGAAGCCGCGATCGCAGAGTTCGGCCCGGACGAGCCGATTGTTGTTTTGACAGACATCATAGGCGGCAGCACTACGCAAAGCGCTCTGCGCGTGCGCGCTCGCGCCGCCGGCAACGTGTACTTCGTCGTGGGTCTCAACCTTGGTCTCGTCCTCGAGATCGCGCTGCTGCCGCTGATTGCGCGCACCCGCGCGTCTCTCACCGGAAGCGAGTTTTCCAGCGATCCCGTGAGCGAGAGGGATACGAAGACCGCTTCGAGTCGCATGACGACCGTCGTTCGCGAGAAAAACGAGGCGATGCTTCGGCGCGCAGTCGCCGCCGCGAAAGAGGGCATCGGCCTCCTGCGCGATCTCATGCCCGATGATCAGGATCTCAATCGTCGTCAAACCGATCCGGACACCGCCGAGCTGTAG
- a CDS encoding transcriptional regulator produces the protein MSFSTALAAALRHKGLREADIVGGDISSSYISRLLSGQLREPTWPKACEIVDRLGMSLEEFRSLSESD, from the coding sequence ATGTCATTCTCAACAGCGCTCGCCGCCGCCTTGCGCCACAAGGGGCTGCGTGAGGCAGATATCGTGGGCGGTGATATCAGCTCATCTTACATATCGAGGCTTCTGTCAGGGCAACTGCGTGAACCTACCTGGCCCAAAGCGTGCGAGATCGTCGACAGGCTCGGTATGTCGCTTGAGGAGTTTCGCTCTCTCAGCGAGAGCGATTGA
- a CDS encoding aldo/keto reductase, which produces MQYRQDGRGGRRISALGLGCMRFPGFAIGRPDLRSAEAIIARAHERGINYLDTAYLYPGNEACVGAALQRLGLRDAMIVATKLPHGSCRRPEDLDRILDIQLRRLRTDRIDCYLIHNICAPAQWKHLQSMGIEAWLARQRSQGRLGAVGFSYHGSAADFPVLLDAYPWDFCQIQYNYLNERYQAGTAGLIAAHARGMGVFVMEPLLGGRLAGKLPDEAKRILAEAGRDPTRASVRGRGRSRDVKSVSALETPAAWALAWVLDHAEVTMALSGMTSAEQVDENVDIACRAEPGSMSADELDVIARVVEVVERCGRIACTGCAYCMPCPAGINIPGCFSAYNASFAHSWFTGVQQYLIASGGLRRFLSGSASRCMRCGRCLGRCPQKIAIPDRLHDVARRLTPWYPGAYRRGVRRSSD; this is translated from the coding sequence ATGCAGTATCGACAGGACGGCCGAGGCGGCAGGCGCATCTCGGCGCTCGGACTGGGTTGCATGCGCTTTCCGGGATTCGCGATCGGTCGACCCGATCTGCGATCCGCCGAGGCGATCATCGCCCGAGCCCATGAGCGCGGGATCAACTATCTGGACACGGCCTATCTCTATCCGGGCAACGAGGCATGCGTGGGCGCCGCGCTTCAGCGGCTGGGTCTGCGCGATGCCATGATCGTCGCCACCAAGCTGCCGCACGGCTCGTGTCGGCGGCCGGAGGATCTCGACCGCATTCTCGATATCCAACTGCGTCGTCTCAGGACCGACCGGATCGACTGCTATCTCATCCACAACATCTGCGCGCCCGCGCAGTGGAAGCATCTGCAGTCGATGGGCATCGAGGCGTGGCTCGCCCGACAGCGCTCGCAGGGGCGGCTGGGTGCGGTCGGCTTCTCATACCATGGCAGCGCCGCAGACTTTCCCGTGCTGCTCGATGCCTACCCGTGGGACTTCTGCCAGATCCAATACAACTACCTCAACGAGCGCTATCAGGCTGGGACGGCGGGGCTCATCGCCGCCCATGCGCGCGGTATGGGCGTGTTCGTGATGGAGCCGCTGCTGGGAGGACGTCTGGCTGGAAAACTTCCCGATGAGGCGAAGAGGATTCTGGCCGAGGCGGGGCGTGACCCGACCCGCGCTTCCGTTCGCGGCCGCGGACGGTCTCGCGACGTGAAGAGCGTCTCGGCGCTCGAGACGCCGGCTGCGTGGGCTCTCGCGTGGGTGCTCGATCACGCTGAGGTCACGATGGCGCTATCGGGCATGACCTCCGCAGAACAGGTGGATGAGAACGTCGACATCGCCTGTCGGGCGGAGCCGGGCTCGATGAGCGCCGATGAGCTCGACGTCATCGCCAGGGTGGTCGAGGTTGTTGAGCGCTGCGGCCGCATCGCCTGCACAGGTTGCGCCTACTGCATGCCGTGCCCGGCCGGTATCAACATCCCCGGGTGCTTCTCGGCGTACAACGCCTCCTTTGCCCACAGTTGGTTCACCGGGGTTCAGCAGTACCTGATCGCCTCGGGGGGCCTGAGGCGCTTTCTGTCCGGCAGCGCTTCGCGATGCATGCGATGCGGCCGATGCCTCGGTCGCTGCCCGCAAAAGATCGCGATTCCCGATCGGCTGCACGACGTCGCCCGCCGGCTGACTCCCTGGTACCCGGGGGCGTACCGACGGGGTGTCCGGCGAAGCTCGGACTGA
- the rnhA gene encoding ribonuclease HI: MKVTIYTDGSSRGNPGPGGYGAVLTCVGPRGERFRREMSGGFRRTTNNRMELMAAIVALEALTRPSEVELHSDSRYLVNAFNERWIDGWLRRGWKTAAKKPVKNVDLWKRLLEAKSDHRVAFVWVRGHAGSKLNERCDELATEAADSAKLNEDKGFSEHDAD; the protein is encoded by the coding sequence TTGAAGGTCACGATCTACACAGACGGCTCATCGCGCGGAAACCCCGGACCCGGAGGCTACGGCGCGGTGCTCACATGCGTGGGTCCGCGCGGCGAGCGCTTTCGGCGCGAGATGTCCGGCGGATTCCGGCGCACCACGAACAACCGCATGGAACTCATGGCGGCGATCGTCGCGCTCGAGGCGCTGACGCGACCGTCCGAAGTCGAGTTGCACTCCGACTCTCGATATCTGGTGAACGCGTTCAACGAGCGCTGGATCGACGGATGGCTGCGGCGCGGCTGGAAGACCGCGGCCAAAAAGCCGGTCAAGAACGTCGATCTGTGGAAGCGCCTGCTCGAGGCCAAGAGCGACCACCGAGTCGCGTTCGTCTGGGTGCGAGGTCATGCGGGCTCCAAGCTCAACGAGCGCTGCGACGAACTCGCGACCGAGGCCGCGGATTCCGCTAAACTGAACGAGGACAAAGGCTTCTCGGAGCACGACGCGGACTGA
- a CDS encoding Gfo/Idh/MocA family protein produces MLRIATIGTSMITDNFVEALNANRRAVFVGTLSRDPARAEAFTRQRGGSVAFSSIGELADSAEVDAVYIASPNALHCEQALRCIEGGKHVLVEKPLGSNLREASAVFNAAERAATVAMEAMRPLHDPAYRTCRDTISQLGPVRRVSIRFGKYSSRYDEILAGRPSAIFDCEMAAGALMDIGVYCVEPMIDLLGEPQEITCVPVLLDPATRDITHGPIDGAGVIIARYPGAVAELGYSKITNDLVDSQIEGELATLRIDKISSPQRARLNVRGRALRGDAKQVHEEVGASQRELALASCANTMRYELDDFIDAVADTARGAAFATATAGGAGTLGRCRDITTSSIAVMDEARRQAGIAFPRDRR; encoded by the coding sequence ATGCTGCGAATCGCAACCATCGGAACCAGTATGATCACCGACAACTTCGTGGAGGCGCTGAACGCGAACAGACGTGCCGTATTCGTTGGAACCCTCTCCCGCGATCCGGCGCGGGCGGAGGCCTTCACAAGGCAGCGAGGCGGCTCGGTGGCGTTCTCCTCGATCGGCGAGCTCGCCGATAGCGCCGAAGTGGATGCCGTCTACATCGCGAGCCCCAACGCGCTCCACTGCGAGCAGGCCCTGCGCTGCATCGAGGGCGGCAAGCACGTTCTTGTGGAAAAGCCGCTCGGCTCGAACCTGCGCGAGGCGTCAGCCGTGTTCAACGCCGCCGAGCGGGCGGCGACGGTTGCCATGGAGGCCATGCGTCCGCTGCATGATCCGGCCTACCGCACGTGCCGCGACACCATCTCCCAGCTCGGTCCCGTGCGGCGCGTGAGCATCCGCTTCGGCAAGTACTCATCGCGCTACGACGAGATCCTGGCCGGTCGCCCGAGCGCCATCTTCGACTGCGAGATGGCCGCCGGCGCGCTCATGGATATCGGCGTCTACTGCGTGGAGCCCATGATAGATCTGCTCGGAGAGCCGCAGGAGATAACGTGCGTGCCCGTGCTGCTCGATCCGGCGACCCGCGATATCACGCACGGACCCATCGACGGGGCGGGGGTCATCATCGCGCGCTATCCGGGCGCGGTCGCAGAGCTCGGCTATTCGAAGATCACAAACGATCTGGTTGACAGCCAGATCGAGGGCGAGCTCGCCACGCTGCGCATCGACAAGATCTCCTCGCCCCAGCGGGCGCGGCTCAACGTGCGCGGACGCGCGCTGCGCGGGGACGCGAAGCAGGTCCACGAGGAGGTCGGAGCGAGCCAACGCGAGCTCGCTTTAGCCTCCTGCGCCAATACGATGCGCTACGAGCTGGACGACTTCATCGACGCCGTGGCTGACACGGCGCGCGGGGCCGCGTTCGCCACGGCGACAGCCGGGGGCGCCGGAACGCTCGGCAGGTGCCGTGACATCACGACGTCCTCGATCGCCGTCATGGACGAGGCGCGCCGTCAGGCGGGCATCGCCTTTCCGCGGGACAGGAGGTAG
- a CDS encoding acylphosphatase, giving the protein MSFIDRLREIAEGAGREGDRSGPGAKPHRSDLELELLRRLQQRAKADGARMRLHLRFTGTVQGVGFRWTNRGIARDSNETGWVRNLDDGSVEMELQAAPADIMAHLKALHDYYDRMGCRVWLEQSDEMPTRQTDADFDVRL; this is encoded by the coding sequence ATGAGCTTCATCGATCGGCTGAGGGAAATCGCCGAGGGAGCCGGACGAGAAGGCGACCGGTCCGGTCCCGGAGCGAAGCCGCATCGCAGCGATCTCGAGCTGGAGCTGCTCCGCAGGCTGCAGCAGCGTGCGAAAGCAGATGGAGCGCGCATGCGTCTCCATCTGCGTTTCACCGGAACCGTGCAGGGCGTTGGTTTTCGCTGGACGAACCGGGGCATCGCGCGCGACAGCAACGAGACGGGATGGGTCAGAAACCTCGACGACGGATCGGTCGAGATGGAGCTGCAGGCCGCCCCGGCCGACATCATGGCGCATCTCAAGGCGTTGCACGACTACTATGATCGCATGGGATGCCGCGTATGGCTCGAACAGAGCGACGAGATGCCGACGCGGCAGACGGATGCGGATTTCGACGTGCGCCTCTGA
- a CDS encoding Fur family transcriptional regulator, with amino-acid sequence MAAQRRNTRQRKMILEAVRDSRSHPTADEVYLMVRKRDRKISRGTVYRNLNLLVEDGVIQIIKTSGGNRFDGCTLPHAHLTCTSCGAVTDVGVAPDTSIDEFVEGRTGYAGISHYTIFEGLCRACQLDEEPPQDQPRQTPKRRDM; translated from the coding sequence ATGGCCGCTCAGAGAAGAAACACCAGACAGCGCAAGATGATCCTCGAGGCGGTCCGCGACAGCCGCTCCCATCCCACCGCGGATGAGGTCTATCTGATGGTTCGCAAGCGCGATCGCAAGATCAGCCGCGGCACGGTCTATCGCAATCTGAACCTGCTCGTCGAAGACGGCGTCATCCAGATCATCAAGACGTCCGGAGGCAACCGCTTCGATGGCTGCACCCTGCCTCACGCGCATCTCACCTGCACATCATGCGGTGCGGTCACCGATGTGGGAGTCGCGCCGGACACCTCCATCGACGAGTTCGTGGAAGGGCGAACCGGTTATGCCGGGATCTCCCATTACACGATATTCGAGGGCCTCTGTCGCGCCTGCCAGCTCGACGAGGAACCGCCGCAAGATCAGCCGCGACAGACGCCGAAGCGACGCGATATGTGA
- the tyrS gene encoding tyrosine--tRNA ligase, giving the protein MLAVDEQMRIISSGTASIVPADDLRRKLARGVPLNIKLGVDPTSSDLHLGHAVPLRKLRQLQDLGHRVTLIIGNGTALIGDPSGRNSTRPQLTPDEIDANAATYVAQATKILDPDATEVLYNAAWMLALDLKDLLELASRFTVARILERDDFTRRYESQTPIALHEFLYPIMQAYDSVKIEADVEIGGNDQLFNLLAGRELMEKLGMEPQVALTMPLLEGTDGVRKMSKSYGNYIGLTDAPEEMFGKTMSISDEMIPRYYRLASSRSPEQVDAIEAALADGSAQPYELKRQLAREIADTYHGAGAGDRAQAAFDRVFREGRLPSEVPGVFVDLEPGDDGTVYLAGVLRQAGLAGSSGEARRLIDGGGVRVAGEQLAPGCYNLDPRELEGAVVQVGKRRFARLLRGE; this is encoded by the coding sequence GTGCTTGCAGTCGACGAGCAGATGCGCATCATATCATCGGGAACCGCTTCCATCGTTCCCGCGGATGATCTCAGAAGGAAGCTCGCACGCGGAGTACCGCTGAACATCAAGCTCGGCGTCGACCCGACCTCCTCCGATCTGCATCTCGGTCACGCCGTGCCCCTGCGCAAGCTGCGGCAGCTCCAGGATCTCGGCCATCGCGTGACCTTGATCATCGGCAACGGGACCGCCCTGATCGGCGATCCCTCGGGGCGGAATTCAACGCGCCCGCAGCTCACGCCCGACGAGATCGACGCCAATGCGGCCACCTACGTCGCTCAGGCGACCAAGATCCTCGATCCTGATGCCACCGAGGTCCTCTACAACGCCGCGTGGATGCTCGCCTTGGATCTGAAGGACCTTCTGGAGCTCGCGAGCAGGTTCACCGTGGCGAGGATTCTGGAGCGCGACGACTTCACCCGTCGCTATGAGTCGCAGACCCCGATCGCTCTGCATGAATTCCTCTACCCGATCATGCAGGCATATGACTCGGTGAAGATCGAGGCGGATGTCGAGATAGGCGGCAACGACCAGCTGTTCAATCTGCTCGCCGGTCGCGAGCTCATGGAGAAGCTCGGCATGGAGCCGCAAGTCGCTCTCACGATGCCGCTGCTCGAGGGTACAGATGGCGTCCGCAAGATGTCCAAGAGCTATGGCAACTACATCGGTCTGACCGATGCGCCCGAGGAGATGTTCGGCAAGACGATGTCGATCTCCGACGAGATGATTCCGCGCTATTACCGGCTTGCGAGCTCGCGATCGCCCGAGCAGGTCGATGCGATCGAGGCGGCTCTCGCCGATGGATCCGCGCAGCCTTATGAGCTGAAGCGTCAGCTGGCCCGCGAGATAGCGGACACCTATCATGGAGCCGGTGCCGGAGATCGGGCGCAGGCAGCTTTCGACCGCGTGTTTCGCGAGGGGCGCCTGCCCAGCGAGGTGCCCGGGGTGTTCGTCGATCTGGAACCAGGCGATGACGGCACGGTCTATCTTGCCGGGGTGCTGAGACAGGCCGGGCTTGCCGGCTCCTCGGGGGAGGCCCGCCGTCTCATCGATGGTGGTGGCGTCCGCGTGGCAGGCGAGCAGCTCGCGCCCGGCTGCTACAACCTTGACCCGCGCGAGCTCGAGGGCGCCGTCGTCCAAGTGGGCAAGCGGCGCTTCGCCCGTCTGTTGCGCGGTGAGTAG